TTTTATATTATTATTATTATTCGACATTTTAAATGAAACTAACAAAAAAAAAATTGCAATAAAACAAAAAACATTATTATTGTTATATCTTATTTTCTTCATTGGTGCAAATGAACTTGTAGACCGAGTCAAAAAGAAAAGTGTAGACACGTGGCTGAGGAATATGGGGTTGCCTTAACCGAAATTTCATAAGCTAATATAACACAATTCTAATGATTTATTACAAGGATGAAATCGAAGAATTGAGTGTTTTGTGACTTGTGTCTAACAAACGAAGCAATAATGAGAATAAAACGTAGTAACATTAAGGGAATAATATGTAACAAAGCTGAACATGGGGGACGTCTCTCTCTCTCGCACGCAGCTTTTAAGCAAGACGCTGCCATATAAAATAGGAGACAGAGAGTTACCTTAATGATTTGATTAGAAGAAGCTTTGGAGGTAAACTAAAACAAGAAGAAGAAGTACCTTGTGACTTGTTGTATGCATGAACCACCATGGTCCCTTCTTCCACATTAATCTATAATTCATCCAAAACACAGACATTTACTTGAGAATGCTCTTCTACCCACAAAAATTACAATCACATTAGACAGAAAGAAGCTATTTCTTTACCTGCCGAATCCAGCCACCATCCTAAACCCCATGAATATACTCAGCCCCACCCACACTCCACTTAGCCCCATCCCTGCTGGTGCATACAGCATGAACGCTGATGATATTCCTCCCACCACCATCATCGACCAAGCTGCGTAGGGGAAGTCCGACATTCCATAATGCAGTCCATCAAATATAAACGCTAGCGCTGTGATTGGTTGAGTTGCCGCTACAAACTGATTTTACATGTTACAAATGAGTACTTTCTGAATCAAAACTTCTCAACCCACTTAATTATTTTATGTAAAAATACATCACTCACCAATACACCCTTTCTCACAATCTGCAGAACTTCAGGATCTTTGGAGAACAAACCAGCCACTGAACTGAATGATATCCCCAACACAATAGCCAGCGCAATGCCTGTCACAACTCCTATCTGTACAATTACTAAAACACATTACACATCTCTCTCTCTCTATATATATATATATAACAAGAGATCAATTAGCATCCCCAACAAGATAAACACATTTCCCTCTCAACTATGTACCACGAAGCATTTCTACATATTTGTCCTTTCTCGCCCAACTTCCTCAACTTAAAACATGTCATTGCAAGATTTAATGGAAAGGGAAGTGAGCTCAGACCTTGAGAACAAAAGTTGTAACCTCTTTCACACCTTCAAAGTCCCTTTTGGATGCAGAACTCGCGATTAAGGCCTGAATCAACAGAACACGAGGCTTAATATCATCTCTCAAGTCACAACTCTGTCAGTGGATTTTAGTAAACATTTTATACCTAGGTATTAAAACCAAACTAACAATCCAATACCTGTCCAGATGAAGCTAGTGCATCCGTAAGCATAGATACAGCCAACCAAACTTGCATGCATATCTGATGTGCTGCCATAGCAAAAGCTCCTTGACGAGCCGCCATTGACGTGGCAACAGTCATGGTCATGAGCACTGATAGAGTCCTTCCAAGAACAAATCCCCCTACAAATCAAGTAGAAGGTTTAAGACCTATATACTTGAGCAATCATCTATTGCTTCCAAAATCACAACATCTTTAAGCAATTTGCAAAACATAGAAAACGATGTACAGAATTCAAGTGAGGAAATAACTAAGTTTTGGTATTGCGAAACTGTTGCCCACAGATCACTTAAAGCCTCAAGAGATTTCATAAGGAGGCTCTTAACATATTCAGGGTGTTGAGAGCAAACAGATTACATCCATAAATCCCACAAGTGAGAGACTGTTGCCTACATACCAGATTTTAGGTAATCGCCAAACTTTAGTGAACCCATCTTTGGAGGAAGCAGTATAACTCTTTTGTTGAGACGCATAATCATTACAATGGTCACAGTGTACCTGAGAATCAGATGAAAATGGTTTAGCACCATCTTGCAAGGTTAGTAAAAGGAGAAATGCTGAAGAAAAATCTATAGATACATACTGGGAAATGACGCTAGAGATTGCTGCCCCAGCTACACCCATCCTGAACTGGTAGATAAACAAAGGGAACAGAAACACAGCCAGAAGATTACCAATACCTGCGTTATGGAAATGAGTGAACCAATGGAAATCAAGAAAATAGTTGGACTCAAAGAATGCAAACCTAAACAGTAGACTGGAGTTTTGGTATCCTTGAATCCACGGAAAATGCCTTGAAGAGCTAAAGAGACCACATAAGCAGGGGCACCAAGCGCTCTAAGGACAAGAAACTGCCGCGCAGGAATGAACATTTCTGACGTCTGTGACCGAACATGGATTTTATCAGCATAGTTTCCCACGCAATCTCAATGCTATAAGCTCAAATTTGGAACCGAACTTACAGATTGTACACCCATTAACCTTAAAAAAGGTCCAGATAACAAAGACAGCGCAAGTGCCTCGAAGATGCCAATTCCAATGGCTAACACTAGCGCTGTTGAAACTGAAGACAACTGCTTCCTTTCTGGTAAACCTTGAGAAGGTCTGTCACCGTGCATATCCTCTGAAAATCCATTCAAGCTAAATATATAAGGGATGGGAAGATCTAATTAAAATAATATAAAAAGAAAGTAATAACCTTCGGCTAAATCTTGAGCGGCAACCTTAGCGATATCTTCAGCGACAAAAGAAGTGGAAACGCTGAGGAGGGGAATGTTGAAGAGCTTAGATATGGTATTAAAGATGGACATAGAAACGGCAGCCGAACCCAGCTCTACAGATCCTGCATATATTAATTCGAGAAAAAAAGAATCGTTAAACTCTCAAAACAAACTCTTCCTTAAAGGAAAGCAAAAAAAAAAAAAAGAAAACAAACCGAGCCTGCCAATGTAAGCAGTCTCCATGAGGAGCGTCAAGGGATCAATAGCCTGTCCAACAATGGCAGGAAGAGATAGCATCACGAGTTCTCGTTTGACATCCACATGACGTGAGTTTCCAGCGTGAACACCATTCACCTCCCTAGCAAGCAAAGACAGAGATCAAATGATAGTTACATAGGCAAAAAGAAGCGTGAAGCTACGTGGCAAAGATTATAAAAATAATAAAGCAACACCTCAAGAGCCTTACGGGAGTGAGACATCTTCCTCCTCCTCCAACTTGACAACACCACAGTCAGGGTTGATCTGGCTCTTCCGGCGAGTCACAAACGGAGACACCGAGTGTGGATTGGCGTGAAGGGAGCATGATTGGGGGGCAGAGACGTCATTTATCGGTTGAAAGTTGCCTTGCCTTTTCACTTTGGCAAACCGATGATGAGTTGTTGTTGTAGTCAAGGGCAGCGAAACTTGATTCCCGCCAACTAATCTAGCGCTACCAGTGGACTCCATCTCCCAACCTAACGATTTCAGAAACTTGTACACAGCCAA
The DNA window shown above is from Brassica oleracea var. oleracea cultivar TO1000 chromosome C3, BOL, whole genome shotgun sequence and carries:
- the LOC106328877 gene encoding MATE efflux family protein 3, chloroplastic isoform X1 — translated: MESTGSARLVGGNQVSLPLTTTTTHHRFAKVKRQGNFQPINDVSAPQSCSLHANPHSVSPFVTRRKSQINPDCGVVKLEEEEDVSLPEVNGVHAGNSRHVDVKRELVMLSLPAIVGQAIDPLTLLMETAYIGRLGSVELGSAAVSMSIFNTISKLFNIPLLSVSTSFVAEDIAKVAAQDLAEEDMHGDRPSQGLPERKQLSSVSTALVLAIGIGIFEALALSLLSGPFLRLMGVQSTSEMFIPARQFLVLRALGAPAYVVSLALQGIFRGFKDTKTPVYCLGIGNLLAVFLFPLFIYQFRMGVAGAAISSVISQYTVTIVMIMRLNKRVILLPPKMGSLKFGDYLKSGGFVLGRTLSVLMTMTVATSMAARQGAFAMAAHQICMQVWLAVSMLTDALASSGQALIASSASKRDFEGVKEVTTFVLKIGVVTGIALAIVLGISFSSVAGLFSKDPEVLQIVRKGVLFVAATQPITALAFIFDGLHYGMSDFPYAAWSMMVVGGISSAFMLYAPAGMGLSGVWVGLSIFMGFRMVAGFGRLMWKKGPWWFMHTTSHKRLA
- the LOC106328877 gene encoding MATE efflux family protein 3, chloroplastic isoform X2, with protein sequence MLSLPAIVGQAIDPLTLLMETAYIGRLGSVELGSAAVSMSIFNTISKLFNIPLLSVSTSFVAEDIAKVAAQDLAEEDMHGDRPSQGLPERKQLSSVSTALVLAIGIGIFEALALSLLSGPFLRLMGVQSTSEMFIPARQFLVLRALGAPAYVVSLALQGIFRGFKDTKTPVYCLGIGNLLAVFLFPLFIYQFRMGVAGAAISSVISQYTVTIVMIMRLNKRVILLPPKMGSLKFGDYLKSGGFVLGRTLSVLMTMTVATSMAARQGAFAMAAHQICMQVWLAVSMLTDALASSGQALIASSASKRDFEGVKEVTTFVLKIGVVTGIALAIVLGISFSSVAGLFSKDPEVLQIVRKGVLFVAATQPITALAFIFDGLHYGMSDFPYAAWSMMVVGGISSAFMLYAPAGMGLSGVWVGLSIFMGFRMVAGFGRLMWKKGPWWFMHTTSHKRLA